In Neorhodopirellula lusitana, the following are encoded in one genomic region:
- a CDS encoding alpha/beta hydrolase, translating into MNSWKNLKRNLAQRFLDRCVLRPNRDPIPCENLIRCPIDHPDVAANPHSPDIPRSNVQTEAYVFTTRQDGKLPPLPQPNTTSGTPQEAPQHLAIKFPGTGGRAERSSEAPLNLLYPNLANTTHPPGQHVEVWTWNPPGYGQSTPPARLVDQADFARDFARQVAAASSGPHTQLWLVGNSLGCLSVLHLAANLDAWLPEGFPRNQVGCWLRNPPDLAEVVLRVSRRYHAERFMRRVVQCLPSNLDAVQNASHSPSPAVFLASQKDRLVLPELQARIHQAYRGDKRIVPLEGLDHDGLLEEQHVPLVVSASHWLADQTKPK; encoded by the coding sequence GTGAACAGCTGGAAAAACCTCAAACGCAATCTCGCTCAACGATTTCTGGATCGCTGCGTCCTCCGTCCCAATCGCGACCCGATTCCCTGCGAGAACCTGATTCGCTGCCCAATCGACCATCCGGACGTCGCCGCCAACCCACATTCCCCTGATATCCCGCGAAGCAACGTCCAAACCGAGGCGTATGTCTTCACGACGCGTCAGGACGGCAAACTCCCACCGCTGCCCCAACCGAACACCACCTCCGGGACACCACAAGAAGCTCCCCAGCACTTGGCGATCAAATTCCCCGGCACGGGTGGCAGGGCCGAACGCAGCTCCGAAGCGCCGCTGAATTTGCTCTATCCCAACCTCGCCAACACCACCCACCCGCCCGGGCAACACGTTGAGGTTTGGACCTGGAACCCGCCCGGCTACGGCCAATCCACGCCACCAGCCCGACTCGTCGACCAAGCGGATTTCGCTCGCGACTTCGCACGTCAGGTCGCCGCCGCATCCAGCGGACCACACACCCAGTTGTGGCTAGTCGGCAACAGCCTCGGCTGCCTATCCGTCCTACACCTCGCCGCCAATTTAGACGCTTGGCTGCCTGAGGGTTTCCCACGCAATCAGGTTGGTTGCTGGCTGCGAAATCCTCCCGACCTTGCGGAAGTCGTACTGCGAGTTTCCCGGCGGTACCATGCGGAACGATTCATGCGGCGTGTCGTCCAGTGCTTACCGTCTAACCTGGACGCGGTCCAAAACGCTTCACACAGCCCCAGCCCCGCCGTCTTCTTGGCATCACAAAAAGACCGCCTCGTGTTGCCGGAACTGCAAGCCCGCATCCACCAAGCCTACCGTGGCGATAAACGCATCGTCCCACTCGAAGGACTCGACCACGACGGACTGCTCGAAGAACAACACGTGCCACTGGTCGTCTCCGCATCGCACTGGTTAGCCGATCAAACAAAACCCAAGTGA